In Rickettsiella endosymbiont of Aleochara curtula, one genomic interval encodes:
- the ybgF gene encoding tol-pal system protein YbgF codes for MRSNLSLDRVLTLQNRDSILPERINSSLVRSIKISLCCVSLLISSLAYALAPVVDAYDDDDDAPATSSTATTPSSPANAPSQSNNTLPNSEPSPAAPSPPAVPSNSASFSLEQRVTILERQIANLNPLLVQIDDLQQQLQTLQGKIESQQHAIKVLEEQVRNQYLALEKRLAPRSNPTAAYTGKSAAVSTLPVNSRLGPRPLVDLSSSKKEVSPDRKSMMPNAAPTPAAERAYQAAFQLLKTKQYNEAIEAFETFNKKFPNDLNVANADYFLGQLYLLQGQADPAINFFKRFITRYSQDARVPDAMLQCGLAYFAKGDKQMAMETFEKIIQQYPDSKAAEAAQARLQQFKAMISAATNPTKNKV; via the coding sequence ATGCGATCGAATTTATCTTTAGATAGAGTACTCACGTTGCAAAATAGAGACTCGATTTTACCTGAAAGAATAAATTCGAGCCTAGTGAGGTCGATTAAGATTAGCTTATGCTGTGTGAGCTTATTAATAAGCTCACTCGCGTATGCACTTGCACCCGTCGTTGATGCCTATGATGATGACGATGACGCGCCAGCGACATCATCTACTGCTACTACACCTTCAAGCCCAGCGAATGCACCGAGTCAGTCGAATAATACGCTACCTAATTCCGAACCCAGTCCAGCCGCGCCAAGTCCGCCAGCGGTGCCGAGTAATTCAGCTTCTTTTTCGTTGGAACAGCGCGTCACGATTTTAGAGCGACAAATCGCTAATCTGAATCCTTTGTTGGTGCAAATCGATGATTTACAACAACAATTACAAACTTTACAGGGCAAAATTGAATCACAACAACATGCGATCAAAGTATTAGAAGAGCAAGTACGTAATCAATATTTAGCTTTGGAAAAACGCTTGGCTCCACGAAGTAATCCGACGGCGGCTTATACTGGAAAATCGGCCGCTGTTTCAACACTGCCGGTTAATAGCCGCTTGGGTCCGCGTCCACTGGTTGATCTGAGTAGTTCTAAGAAAGAAGTGTCTCCTGACCGAAAGTCAATGATGCCTAATGCCGCGCCTACACCGGCGGCAGAGCGTGCTTATCAGGCTGCATTTCAATTGCTAAAAACCAAACAATACAACGAAGCGATAGAAGCCTTTGAGACTTTCAATAAAAAATTTCCGAATGATCTGAATGTGGCGAATGCCGATTATTTTTTAGGTCAGTTGTACTTGTTACAAGGTCAAGCCGATCCCGCGATTAACTTCTTTAAACGTTTTATTACGCGTTATAGCCAAGATGCACGAGTTCCTGATGCTATGTTGCAATGTGGCTTAGCTTATTTTGCTAAGGGCGATAAGCAAATGGCGATGGAAACGTTTGAAAAAATAATTCAACAATATCCTGATTCGAAGGCCGCAGAAGCGGCTCAAGCCCGCTTACAGCAATTTAAAGCCATGATTTCTGCAGCGACTAATCCAACCAAAAACAAGGTTTAA
- the tolB gene encoding Tol-Pal system beta propeller repeat protein TolB — MFNLFSFSSLWFSSYASAALNLELTQGVANQLPVAMVPFVSTESFSPENDMSRVIESDLTHSGQFKVLWAKTQASSSDKVSVSYWRAHHIDDVIMGKITPLGQGQYRVHMDLVQVAQGRKQMLAQREFTAKYSQLRALAHHISDLIYEKLTGVHGVFSTHIAYVLVTRQNNHRVYSLQVADMDGHNAKPLLTSTQPIMSPAWSHDGKRIAYVSFEKIMPRIYIQTIANGQRQLISDYPGINGAPAWSPDDKTLALALSRNSATPKIYLMDLASKDLHQVSFGFSIDTEPTWSANGKSLLFTSDRGGGPQIYQMDLRSKRLQRITFDGSYNARASFSPDGKMIVVLNREQGMYNIAVQDLDDDTLLSVTHSGFDASPSFAPNGQMVLYESKPGEHGLLGMASVDGRINLRLPTPEGDVQDPVWSPFLSS, encoded by the coding sequence CTGTTCAATCTTTTCTCATTTAGTAGTTTATGGTTTAGCAGTTACGCCTCGGCAGCGCTGAATCTTGAGTTAACACAAGGAGTGGCCAATCAATTACCCGTTGCGATGGTGCCTTTTGTGAGCACTGAGAGTTTTTCGCCCGAAAATGATATGAGTCGCGTGATTGAGTCAGATTTAACGCATAGCGGTCAATTTAAAGTCTTATGGGCCAAAACCCAAGCGTCTAGCAGCGATAAAGTGTCAGTATCTTATTGGCGTGCGCATCATATTGACGATGTCATTATGGGAAAAATAACGCCATTAGGGCAGGGACAATATCGAGTGCATATGGATTTAGTGCAGGTTGCACAAGGCCGTAAGCAAATGTTAGCACAACGCGAATTTACCGCGAAATATTCACAATTGCGCGCTTTAGCGCATCATATAAGCGATCTGATTTATGAAAAATTAACCGGTGTTCACGGTGTTTTTTCTACGCATATCGCTTATGTGTTAGTGACACGCCAGAATAATCATCGTGTTTATAGTCTGCAAGTGGCGGATATGGATGGGCATAATGCCAAACCGTTATTAACTTCGACGCAACCGATTATGTCTCCTGCATGGTCGCATGATGGTAAACGCATTGCTTATGTTTCTTTTGAAAAAATCATGCCGCGTATCTATATTCAAACTATTGCCAATGGGCAACGCCAATTGATTAGTGATTATCCCGGTATTAATGGTGCACCGGCTTGGTCTCCGGATGATAAAACCTTGGCCTTAGCCTTATCTAGAAACTCGGCGACACCGAAAATTTATTTAATGGATTTAGCCAGTAAAGATTTACATCAAGTGAGTTTTGGATTTTCCATTGATACCGAACCGACTTGGTCAGCGAATGGGAAATCATTGTTGTTCACATCGGATAGAGGCGGCGGTCCGCAAATTTATCAAATGGATTTGCGCAGTAAACGTTTACAACGTATTACGTTTGACGGCAGTTACAATGCGCGTGCCTCTTTTTCGCCGGATGGAAAAATGATAGTGGTACTCAATCGAGAACAAGGAATGTATAATATAGCCGTGCAAGATTTAGACGACGATACCTTATTAAGCGTTACGCATTCAGGTTTTGACGCTTCACCTAGTTTTGCGCCGAATGGACAAATGGTTTTATATGAATCAAAACCCGGTGAACATGGGTTGTTAGGCATGGCTTCTGTCGATGGAAGAATTAATTTGCGCTTACCCACACCTGAAGGTGATGTACAAGATCCGGTCTGGTCGCCTTTTTTATCGAGTTAA
- the truA gene encoding tRNA pseudouridine(38-40) synthase TruA yields MRIALGVSYQGSAYHGWQSQTGLSCIQTYLEQAISHVADHPIVLSCAGRTDKGVHALGQVVHFDTLAQRSQQAWLLGCNSHLPADIRVNWVKGVECTFHARFSALARRYQYIIYNQRLKSALWNQYTSHCYYPLNESDMQSAAQTLIGVHDFSSFRAASCQAKHARREVQFIKVTREKCYVTIDIQANAFLHHMVRNISAVLMSIGAGKKPITWAKEVLLAQDRRAADVTATPNGLYLSQVVYPENFSLPQTVNDFFKMI; encoded by the coding sequence ATGAGAATTGCATTAGGGGTTTCTTATCAAGGTAGCGCCTACCACGGCTGGCAATCGCAAACGGGATTGTCGTGCATACAAACCTATTTAGAACAAGCTATTAGTCATGTTGCGGATCATCCGATTGTGCTTAGCTGTGCCGGACGCACCGATAAAGGTGTGCATGCCTTAGGTCAAGTGGTGCATTTTGATACACTAGCGCAGCGATCCCAACAGGCGTGGTTATTAGGTTGCAACAGTCATTTACCCGCAGATATTCGGGTTAATTGGGTGAAGGGGGTGGAGTGTACTTTTCATGCGCGATTTTCTGCATTAGCACGGCGTTATCAGTATATTATTTATAATCAGCGCTTAAAAAGTGCACTATGGAATCAATATACCAGTCATTGTTATTATCCCTTAAATGAAAGTGATATGCAGTCCGCTGCGCAGACTCTTATCGGCGTCCATGATTTTAGTTCATTTCGCGCAGCTAGTTGTCAAGCCAAGCATGCACGACGCGAGGTGCAGTTTATTAAAGTCACGCGTGAAAAATGCTATGTTACCATCGATATTCAAGCCAATGCTTTTTTGCATCATATGGTACGCAATATCAGTGCGGTATTAATGTCGATAGGCGCGGGTAAAAAACCTATCACTTGGGCTAAAGAAGTGTTATTAGCGCAAGACCGTCGTGCTGCTGATGTGACGGCTACACCGAATGGTTTATACTTATCCCAAGTAGTTTATCCAGAAAACTTTTCATTGCCTCAAACAGTAAATGATTTTTTCAAAATGATTTAA
- a CDS encoding cytochrome b has protein sequence MMLKNSATVYGFIAKSFHWLMALLIFGMFIVAYTMINIPASHFSDGLFNLHKATGLFILGLVILRLIWRFMNKTPKLPPSIPFWQRQLAQFNITALYLLMLAMPLTGFFMSTLGNHPISFYGIFSVSPLADNQLWSNFFAKAHEILAYLLIASFTLHVIGAFYHPVLQRMWVLSKNKVNGE, from the coding sequence ATGATGTTAAAAAATTCGGCAACGGTGTATGGTTTTATTGCTAAATCCTTTCACTGGTTGATGGCACTGCTGATTTTCGGTATGTTTATCGTTGCCTATACCATGATCAATATCCCGGCCTCGCACTTTAGCGATGGTTTATTTAATCTACATAAAGCCACCGGTTTGTTTATATTAGGCCTAGTGATCTTAAGACTGATCTGGCGTTTTATGAATAAGACACCGAAATTACCGCCATCGATTCCTTTCTGGCAGCGACAGTTAGCCCAATTTAATATTACCGCATTGTATCTATTAATGTTGGCGATGCCATTAACCGGATTTTTTATGTCGACACTCGGGAATCATCCGATTAGTTTTTATGGTATTTTTAGCGTGTCACCCTTAGCCGATAATCAGCTTTGGTCAAACTTTTTTGCAAAGGCACATGAAATATTAGCTTATTTATTGATCGCGTCATTTACGTTGCATGTGATCGGTGCATTTTACCATCCTGTTTTGCAAAGAATGTGGGTATTATCTAAAAATAAAGTAAACGGAGAATAA
- the potB gene encoding spermidine/putrescine ABC transporter permease PotB: protein MKVDRLFKGSTIGIIWLWLSVFALLPTLLVLIISLLENDPANLIRWKFSLQNYQALLNPIYFKVFWHSFCVAGLCSLICLILSYPFAYLLARLDSRYKSLLLFLVIIPFWTSSLIRTYAIISILKAKGLLNTLLLSLGIIHHPLTILYTTTAVIIGLVYSLLPFMILPLYANIEKLDTQFIDAARDLGANSLTILTRVILPLTLPGIMGGIILVFLPAMSMFYIPDILGGAKSLLVGNLIQNEFLSAHNWPLGSAVSMVLTLAMGVLLLLYRRANKIGQYYDEPIGEI, encoded by the coding sequence ATGAAAGTTGATCGCCTCTTTAAAGGAAGTACCATAGGTATCATTTGGCTGTGGTTGTCTGTATTTGCTTTACTGCCGACGCTACTGGTATTGATAATAAGTTTACTGGAAAATGATCCGGCCAATCTTATTCGTTGGAAATTTTCACTGCAAAATTATCAAGCTTTATTAAATCCTATTTATTTTAAGGTATTTTGGCATTCATTTTGTGTAGCCGGACTGTGTAGTTTAATTTGCTTAATACTAAGTTATCCGTTTGCTTATCTGTTAGCGCGACTCGATTCTAGATATAAGAGTTTATTATTATTTTTAGTGATCATTCCTTTTTGGACCAGTTCCTTAATCCGTACTTATGCGATTATCTCAATATTAAAAGCAAAAGGTTTGTTAAACACCTTACTACTTTCACTCGGCATCATTCACCACCCGTTAACCATTTTATATACCACTACCGCAGTGATTATTGGTTTGGTATACAGCTTATTGCCATTTATGATTTTGCCTTTGTATGCCAATATCGAAAAATTAGATACACAATTTATTGATGCAGCGCGTGATTTGGGAGCAAATAGCCTAACTATTTTGACGCGCGTGATTTTACCCTTAACGCTGCCGGGTATTATGGGCGGCATCATTTTGGTGTTCTTGCCAGCGATGAGTATGTTTTATATTCCGGATATTTTGGGCGGAGCAAAATCCTTGTTGGTGGGGAACCTTATTCAAAATGAATTTTTATCCGCGCATAATTGGCCTTTGGGTTCTGCGGTGAGTATGGTGCTGACGTTAGCAATGGGTGTACTGTTGTTACTCTATCGACGTGCCAATAAAATTGGACAATATTACGATGAACCGATTGGCGAGATTTAG
- the potA gene encoding spermidine/putrescine ABC transporter ATP-binding protein PotA: protein MNGNVLELKGVTKRFDDEDVLEDINFEVRHGEFLTLLGPSGCGKTTLLRLISGFEQPDGGVICINGVNVKGLTPQERHVNTVFQSYALFPHLNVFDNIAFGLRCKGGLSKAEIKQQVDEALNMVKLAHLSARKPEQLSGGQQQRVAIARAVVNKPSILLLDEPLSSLDYRLRKTMQLELKQLQTQLGITFIFVTHDQEEALSMSDRVVVMHEGRIEQIGTPREVYEEPHSLRVARFIGEVNIFETQIISADEHVFHAVIEGKEFTLKNRRHFSKSQKVYTLVRPEDLEVWSPAEVTDTSQMFPGVVEQVIYKGSTVDLMVRLESQNLLAATQFFNEDDEKLDFHSGESVWVHWIPGWEVILPDES from the coding sequence ATGAATGGGAATGTTCTTGAACTCAAAGGAGTTACTAAACGCTTCGATGACGAAGATGTTTTAGAAGATATTAACTTCGAGGTGAGGCATGGCGAATTTTTGACCTTGCTGGGGCCTAGCGGTTGCGGAAAGACCACGTTGTTGCGTTTGATCTCGGGTTTTGAACAACCTGATGGTGGCGTCATCTGCATTAATGGTGTTAATGTTAAAGGCTTAACGCCGCAAGAACGTCACGTAAATACCGTTTTTCAAAGTTATGCTTTATTTCCTCATCTGAATGTTTTTGACAATATTGCTTTCGGTTTGCGTTGCAAAGGTGGATTATCGAAAGCAGAGATTAAGCAACAGGTTGATGAAGCTTTAAATATGGTGAAGTTGGCACACTTAAGTGCGCGTAAACCCGAACAATTAAGTGGCGGACAACAGCAACGTGTAGCCATTGCCAGGGCTGTAGTGAATAAACCCAGCATTCTTTTATTGGACGAGCCGTTAAGTTCTTTAGACTATCGCTTGCGCAAAACCATGCAGCTGGAGTTAAAGCAGCTACAAACCCAATTGGGCATTACGTTTATCTTTGTGACGCATGATCAAGAAGAGGCCTTGTCGATGTCGGATCGCGTGGTGGTGATGCATGAAGGACGTATCGAACAAATCGGTACGCCGCGAGAAGTGTACGAAGAACCACATAGTTTACGTGTGGCACGTTTCATAGGTGAGGTAAATATTTTCGAAACACAAATTATTTCTGCCGATGAACATGTGTTTCATGCGGTGATTGAAGGTAAAGAGTTTACGTTAAAAAATCGACGCCATTTTTCCAAGAGTCAAAAGGTCTATACTTTAGTCAGGCCCGAAGATCTAGAGGTTTGGTCGCCGGCTGAAGTCACCGATACGTCGCAAATGTTTCCGGGTGTGGTTGAACAAGTGATTTACAAAGGTTCTACCGTGGATCTGATGGTGCGTTTGGAAAGTCAAAATTTATTGGCCGCCACACAATTTTTCAATGAAGACGATGAAAAATTAGATTTCCATAGTGGAGAGTCGGTGTGGGTGCACTGGATTCCGGGATGGGAGGTAATTTTACCTGATGAAAGTTGA
- a CDS encoding spermidine/putrescine ABC transporter substrate-binding protein, whose amino-acid sequence MRLVCFLILGLFFLARPAIAEENIVNIYNWSSYISGDVLKEFTQETGIKVNYTTYDSNETLYAKLKANPHTGYDVIVPSTYFVDRMRQQGMLQALDKSRLPNFKNLNPALLNKSYDPDNRYSIPYFWTSTGIVVNSKIHSAQQLQAWADFWNPRYRKQLLLLDDVHEVFSMALMVLGYSPNDIDPEHIRLAYLKLRQLMPNVRLFNNDGVKSLFIDEDLSVGMAWNGDIYQAAQENPALRFIYPKEGFVISIDSMAIPIGASHVNNAYIFINFILRPDIAKKMSLATGYPTPNLAAYKLMPKAILNNSMIYPDKKTLQRSVVQVDVGAAESIYQHYWELLKIGG is encoded by the coding sequence ATGCGTCTGGTTTGCTTCTTAATCTTGGGGTTGTTTTTTCTTGCTAGACCTGCGATTGCAGAAGAAAATATCGTTAATATTTATAACTGGTCGAGCTATATCTCCGGCGATGTATTAAAAGAGTTTACTCAAGAGACTGGAATCAAAGTCAATTATACGACTTATGACAGTAATGAGACTTTGTATGCGAAGCTTAAAGCGAATCCGCATACCGGCTATGATGTTATCGTGCCATCGACTTATTTTGTCGATCGCATGCGCCAACAAGGCATGTTACAAGCATTGGATAAATCTCGTTTACCGAATTTTAAAAATCTAAATCCGGCGTTACTGAATAAATCCTATGATCCAGATAATCGTTATAGTATTCCGTATTTTTGGACTTCAACCGGTATCGTTGTTAATAGCAAGATTCATTCCGCACAACAATTACAAGCCTGGGCAGACTTTTGGAATCCGCGTTACCGTAAACAATTACTTTTATTAGACGATGTGCATGAAGTGTTTTCCATGGCATTGATGGTGTTAGGTTATTCACCGAATGACATCGATCCGGAGCATATACGTTTGGCCTATCTCAAATTAAGGCAATTAATGCCGAATGTACGCTTGTTTAATAACGATGGGGTAAAATCACTTTTCATTGATGAAGACTTAAGTGTCGGTATGGCTTGGAATGGTGATATTTATCAAGCGGCACAAGAAAATCCTGCGTTACGTTTTATTTATCCTAAAGAAGGCTTTGTGATTTCTATCGATAGTATGGCGATTCCAATCGGCGCATCCCATGTCAATAATGCTTATATTTTTATCAATTTTATATTAAGACCGGATATTGCTAAAAAAATGAGTTTGGCGACCGGCTATCCGACACCTAATCTTGCTGCGTATAAACTAATGCCGAAGGCCATCTTGAATAATTCCATGATTTATCCTGATAAAAAGACCTTACAGCGTAGTGTGGTACAAGTTGATGTTGGGGCCGCAGAAAGTATTTATCAACATTATTGGGAATTGTTGAAAATTGGTGGTTGA
- the pal gene encoding peptidoglycan-associated lipoprotein Pal, whose translation MLIKKLFKISVMTAACVSLGACSTADKSELGDVTANPMHADSALTQGAGDVGSFAGDESTHPMQVGDQIYYFDFDKSIVREEDKPSLQVQAHYLISHPQAKILITGNTDERGSREYNIALGRRRALSVQQFLIANGVNDKQILTVSYGAEKPVAFGHSEADYAKNRRADLQYQTPVITDKM comes from the coding sequence ATGTTAATAAAAAAATTGTTCAAAATAAGTGTGATGACTGCAGCCTGTGTTAGTTTGGGCGCTTGTTCCACGGCCGATAAGAGTGAATTAGGTGATGTGACGGCCAATCCCATGCATGCAGATAGCGCGTTGACACAGGGAGCCGGTGATGTCGGAAGTTTTGCTGGCGATGAGAGCACGCATCCTATGCAAGTAGGTGATCAAATCTATTATTTTGATTTTGATAAAAGTATCGTCCGTGAAGAAGATAAACCTTCGCTACAAGTACAGGCGCATTACCTAATTAGCCATCCACAAGCTAAAATATTGATAACGGGTAATACCGACGAAAGAGGCAGTCGCGAATATAATATTGCGTTAGGCCGACGCCGCGCCTTAAGTGTACAACAGTTTTTGATCGCGAATGGCGTAAATGACAAGCAAATCTTAACGGTTAGTTATGGCGCGGAAAAACCGGTTGCGTTTGGTCATAGCGAAGCAGATTATGCAAAAAACCGTCGCGCTGATTTACAGTATCAAACTCCGGTCATCACCGATAAGATGTAA
- a CDS encoding MFS transporter, translated as MSNNSFINRCLQHPYYPWLVWGLAASAFFIEYFARVAPGVMVDSLMHDFKVQALALGSLSAFFYYTYVGMQLPVGVLVDRFSLRWLLTSMIFLCGVSCLIFASTTHLEIAAFARLMMGFGAAFAFVSALKVAAVWFPAQKFGLLAGLTQALGMLGAAMGQMPMAYLVDNFGWRNALVFIAGLMILLSVMVALLVRDPILPATQAKAKKTLAQSPWSGLMLVLRNPQSWWNALLAGLLYAPTAALAELWGVKFFRQTYELSNEVAAMGIGLIFIGWTIGGPLIGWISDKIQRRKIIIILSASFSLLFASLVILVPGLPLGILFSLLFLYGFANTGVATSYAVASEINPQSVAGTSVAFANMASVIIGAGFQPLIGWLLQKNWDGLTIQGLPYYSNSDFRSALFILLGSLVLAIFVACGIKETYCRRIN; from the coding sequence ATGTCGAATAACAGTTTTATCAACAGATGTTTGCAACACCCGTATTATCCTTGGTTAGTTTGGGGTCTGGCGGCGAGTGCGTTTTTTATTGAGTATTTTGCCAGAGTAGCGCCGGGTGTGATGGTCGATTCGTTGATGCACGATTTTAAAGTGCAAGCCTTAGCATTGGGAAGTTTATCGGCTTTTTTTTATTACACCTATGTCGGTATGCAACTTCCGGTCGGTGTTCTCGTCGATAGGTTTAGTTTACGTTGGTTATTGACCAGCATGATCTTTCTTTGTGGTGTCTCTTGTCTGATTTTTGCAAGTACCACGCATCTAGAAATTGCTGCGTTTGCGCGCTTAATGATGGGTTTTGGTGCAGCCTTTGCTTTTGTCAGTGCATTGAAAGTAGCCGCGGTGTGGTTTCCGGCGCAAAAATTTGGATTGTTAGCCGGTTTAACACAAGCTCTAGGCATGTTAGGTGCTGCAATGGGTCAAATGCCAATGGCTTATTTAGTCGACAATTTCGGTTGGCGCAACGCTTTGGTTTTTATCGCCGGGTTAATGATTTTACTGTCGGTGATGGTGGCGCTGCTAGTTCGCGATCCGATCTTACCGGCTACACAAGCGAAAGCTAAAAAAACTTTAGCACAATCGCCGTGGTCAGGTTTAATGCTTGTATTACGCAATCCACAGAGCTGGTGGAATGCTTTGCTGGCCGGCTTATTATATGCACCCACGGCCGCCTTAGCCGAATTGTGGGGCGTTAAATTTTTTCGTCAAACCTATGAGTTAAGTAACGAAGTCGCTGCGATGGGGATCGGTTTGATCTTTATCGGTTGGACCATCGGTGGACCTTTAATCGGATGGATTTCGGATAAAATTCAACGACGCAAAATTATTATCATTTTATCGGCAAGTTTTAGTTTACTATTTGCCAGTTTGGTTATTTTAGTGCCTGGTTTACCGTTGGGTATTTTATTTAGTTTGTTATTTTTATATGGATTTGCTAATACCGGCGTTGCGACGTCTTATGCCGTGGCGTCAGAAATAAATCCGCAATCGGTGGCTGGCACGTCGGTGGCATTCGCGAATATGGCATCGGTGATTATTGGCGCTGGATTTCAGCCATTGATAGGTTGGTTGTTGCAAAAAAATTGGGACGGCCTAACCATACAAGGTTTACCGTATTATTCTAATAGTGATTTTCGTTCGGCTTTATTTATTTTGCTAGGAAGTTTAGTGTTGGCCATATTTGTCGCATGTGGTATCAAAGAAACCTATTGTCGACGTATCAATTAA
- the potC gene encoding spermidine/putrescine ABC transporter permease PotC gives MNRLARFSYLAVIYCFFYFPIILLIIYSFNNSTYSLLWHGFTLDWYKQLGDDSNLAVVALHSLEVGVLAASFATLIGTIAATCLYRYRFFGKHLLHGLLFVLIVSPDIVMGISLLILFFLLNMRLGFWSLLLSHITFCIPFVAVTVYSRLTGLDKNIFEAARDLGANDFMSFRRIIIPMLWPAILAGWLLSFTLSLDDVIISFFVTGPDFQILPLYIYSLVRIGLKPELNALCSVMFAITLFIVVAFQLVLPKKVKQ, from the coding sequence ATGAACCGATTGGCGAGATTTAGTTATTTGGCAGTGATCTACTGCTTTTTTTATTTTCCTATCATTTTGTTGATTATTTATTCTTTTAATAATTCAACCTACTCATTGCTTTGGCATGGATTTACTTTAGATTGGTATAAACAATTAGGTGATGATAGCAATCTTGCGGTTGTCGCGTTGCATTCATTAGAAGTGGGCGTGTTAGCGGCAAGTTTTGCAACCTTGATAGGTACGATTGCGGCAACCTGTCTGTATCGTTATCGATTCTTTGGTAAGCATTTACTGCATGGTTTATTGTTTGTATTGATAGTCTCGCCGGATATCGTCATGGGGATTTCATTGTTGATCCTATTTTTTTTACTGAACATGCGTTTAGGTTTTTGGTCATTGTTATTATCGCATATTACTTTTTGTATTCCTTTTGTGGCGGTCACGGTTTATAGTCGCTTGACTGGTTTAGATAAAAATATTTTTGAAGCCGCGCGTGATTTAGGTGCGAATGACTTTATGAGTTTTCGGCGGATTATTATTCCTATGTTATGGCCGGCTATTTTAGCAGGTTGGTTATTAAGTTTTACCTTATCACTCGATGATGTGATCATTAGTTTTTTTGTCACCGGTCCCGATTTTCAAATTTTACCCTTATATATTTATTCCTTAGTGCGCATAGGATTAAAACCGGAATTGAACGCGCTGTGTTCAGTGATGTTTGCGATTACCTTATTTATCGTGGTGGCCTTCCAACTCGTCTTACCTAAAAAGGTCAAACAATAA
- a CDS encoding N-acetylmuramoyl-L-alanine amidase, translated as MPNNGISGANTNKTTNYRIEKPKFLVVTNSVSPTPEQAILALYRDGNSASVHYFIRKEGKQDQFHLEDNQAFTCGQSKFREEVSLNKTAISVMFINNGNESYTQEQKDKFKAYLEDFKKRNPAIDLKINLLGLGEVATLTKADVPEGEGKIFPRHEAPGKLFFWDELAELGFGLFIPTTPEQKGESWVSPASSELEIKALQENLQNYGYALETSGKYDNATKAWVTRFNQRYVPDPTQAIDASIWSKASQISLDHIQQYNNEKNIAATQTAILPSSLFNKPTAPEADTDEVTQQTATLSMK; from the coding sequence ATGCCAAATAATGGAATTAGCGGAGCAAATACTAATAAAACTACGAACTATAGAATAGAAAAACCTAAATTTCTTGTAGTAACTAACTCAGTATCACCTACTCCAGAACAAGCTATATTAGCTCTTTATAGAGATGGTAATAGCGCAAGTGTACATTATTTTATTCGTAAAGAGGGTAAACAAGATCAATTTCACTTAGAAGACAACCAAGCTTTTACTTGTGGCCAAAGCAAGTTTAGAGAAGAAGTATCCTTAAATAAAACCGCCATTAGCGTCATGTTTATTAATAATGGAAACGAAAGTTATACGCAAGAACAAAAAGATAAATTTAAAGCTTATTTAGAAGACTTTAAAAAAAGAAATCCAGCAATCGATCTAAAAATAAATCTTTTAGGTTTAGGTGAAGTAGCAACATTAACAAAAGCAGACGTACCCGAAGGAGAAGGAAAAATATTTCCGCGTCATGAAGCACCCGGGAAATTATTTTTTTGGGATGAGCTCGCTGAACTTGGCTTTGGATTATTTATTCCGACCACGCCAGAACAAAAAGGCGAGAGTTGGGTATCACCTGCAAGTTCTGAATTAGAAATTAAAGCTTTACAAGAAAATTTACAAAATTATGGCTATGCTCTAGAAACCAGTGGAAAGTACGATAACGCAACCAAAGCCTGGGTCACTCGCTTTAACCAACGTTATGTTCCGGATCCTACTCAAGCTATCGATGCGAGCATTTGGAGTAAAGCGAGTCAGATAAGTCTCGACCATATACAACAATATAATAATGAAAAAAACATTGCCGCTACACAGACTGCTATTTTGCCAAGCAGTTTATTTAATAAACCTACTGCTCCAGAGGCTGATACCGATGAAGTTACCCAGCAAACTGCTACCTTAAGTATGAAATAA